One genomic region from Argentina anserina chromosome 2, drPotAnse1.1, whole genome shotgun sequence encodes:
- the LOC126783595 gene encoding plastocyanin: protein MATVTPASVAIPSFTGLKSTGATKVGATSVKVSAAVPRMSIKSSLKDVGVAVAATAASALLASNALAIEILLGGGDGSLAFVPNDFSVSAGDKIVFKNNAGFPHNVVFDEDEVPAGVDVGKISMSEEDLLNAPGETYSVTLTEKGTYSFYCSPHQGAGMSGKVTVN, encoded by the coding sequence ATGGCCACTGTCACTCCTGCTTCCGTTGCTATCCCCTCATTCACCGGACTCAAGTCCACCGGAGCAACCAAAGTTGGCGCCACCTCCGTCAAGGTCTCAGCTGCCGTCCCAAGAATGAGCATCAAGTCCTCACTCAAGGACGTCGGTGTTGCAGTCGCTGCCACTGCCGCGAGTGCACTCCTCGCCAGCAATGCTTTGGCCATTGAGATCCTTCTCGGAGGCGGTGACGGTTCCTTGGCTTTCGTCCCCAACGATTTCTCAGTCAGCGCCGGCGACAAGATCGTCTTCAAGAACAACGCTGGATTCCCACACAACGTTGTCTTCGACGAGGATGAGGTTCCCGCTGGTGTTGATGTCGGGAAAATCTCCATGAGCGAGGAGGATCTCCTCAACGCCCCAGGAGAGACCTACTCCGTCACCTTGACTGAGAAAGGAACATACTCGTTCTACTGCTCTCCTCACCAGGGAGCTGGCATGTCCGGCAAGGTCACCGTTAACTAA